One genomic region from Nitrospinota bacterium encodes:
- the guaA gene encoding glutamine-hydrolyzing GMP synthase → MTTDKLHEQKILILDYGSQYTQNIARKVRECQVYCEIHPCTWSLKEILDFKPKGIILSGGPASVLAEGAPHCDRGLFQAGIPILGVCYGMQLITHTLNGKVAPSEHREYGRAELMIREFSHLFADVKNNSTVWMSHGDKISKPPPGFTATAFTTNSPIAAIENRIDKIYGLQFHPEVVHTAEGKKILQNFLFKICRCKANWKIESLAEYSINEVKKKVGKSKVLCALSGGVDSSVVAILVHKAIGDNLTCIFIDNGLLRSEEREKVEKTFRDNFNINLDVIDASDQFLLRLENVTDPEEKRKIIGNVFIEVFEKEAKRVGNFKFLAQGTLYPDVIESVSFKGPSAVIKTHHNVGGLPEKMDLKLLEPLRELFKDEVRVMGRELGIPEEIIGRQPFPGPGLAIRILGEITGERLTILRAADKIIIQEIKAAGLYDSIWQAFAVLLPIKTVGVMGDSRTYENVIAIRAVSSSDGMTADWVHLPYDLLGKLSNRIINEVQGVNRVVYDISSKPPATIEWE, encoded by the coding sequence ATGACAACTGATAAACTGCATGAACAGAAAATCCTCATCCTGGATTACGGTTCCCAGTACACCCAGAACATTGCCCGCAAAGTGCGGGAATGCCAGGTCTATTGCGAAATTCACCCCTGCACCTGGTCCCTGAAAGAAATTCTGGACTTCAAGCCCAAGGGAATCATCCTGTCAGGAGGACCGGCCAGCGTCCTGGCTGAAGGCGCGCCGCATTGCGATCGCGGGCTTTTTCAGGCGGGGATTCCCATACTGGGAGTCTGCTATGGAATGCAGTTGATCACCCACACGCTCAACGGCAAAGTCGCTCCTTCCGAGCACCGGGAATACGGACGCGCGGAGTTGATGATCCGTGAATTCTCCCACCTGTTCGCAGACGTCAAAAATAATTCCACCGTGTGGATGAGCCACGGCGACAAAATATCCAAACCCCCGCCAGGGTTCACGGCTACCGCTTTCACCACCAACTCCCCCATCGCCGCGATCGAAAATCGCATCGACAAAATTTACGGCCTGCAATTTCATCCTGAAGTCGTTCACACGGCGGAAGGCAAAAAAATTCTGCAGAACTTCCTGTTTAAAATATGCCGCTGCAAAGCCAATTGGAAAATAGAATCGCTGGCGGAATATTCCATCAACGAGGTTAAAAAGAAAGTCGGCAAATCCAAAGTTCTTTGCGCTCTCAGTGGAGGGGTCGATTCCTCGGTGGTGGCCATCCTGGTGCATAAGGCCATCGGTGACAACCTGACCTGTATTTTTATCGACAACGGGCTCCTGCGTTCGGAAGAACGGGAAAAAGTAGAAAAAACCTTCCGCGACAATTTCAACATCAACCTGGACGTGATCGACGCCTCCGACCAATTTTTGTTGCGTCTCGAAAACGTGACCGACCCGGAAGAAAAAAGAAAGATCATCGGCAATGTCTTTATCGAAGTGTTCGAAAAAGAAGCCAAACGGGTGGGGAATTTCAAGTTTTTGGCTCAGGGCACCCTGTACCCCGACGTCATCGAATCGGTTTCCTTCAAGGGGCCGTCCGCCGTGATCAAGACCCATCACAACGTCGGTGGCCTGCCGGAAAAAATGGATCTCAAACTTCTGGAGCCGCTGCGCGAACTGTTCAAGGATGAAGTCCGCGTCATGGGGAGAGAACTGGGAATTCCCGAAGAAATTATCGGACGGCAACCTTTTCCCGGCCCCGGCCTCGCCATCCGCATTTTAGGGGAAATCACCGGAGAACGACTGACCATCCTTAGAGCGGCGGACAAAATCATCATCCAGGAAATAAAAGCGGCGGGATTGTACGACAGCATCTGGCAGGCATTCGCGGTGCTTCTGCCGATCAAAACCGTCGGCGTCATGGGCGATTCCAGGACCTACGAAAACGTCATCGCCATCCGCGCGGTGTCCAGCAGTGACGGCATGACGGCGGACTGGGTGCATCTGCCTTACGACCTTTTGGGCAAACTCTCCAACCGCATCATCAACGAAGTACAAGGCGTCAACCGCGTCGTCTACGACATCAGCTCCAAACCCCCCGCCACCATTGAGTGGGAGTAG
- a CDS encoding Smr/MutS family protein, protein MTERGKKGPAKKPDTEDETLWRSAMQDVKLLKKNVDPEETGKPAAEVAGEPEEAETKTQPSKNPESAKEPPPAAGIDRRTGEKLRQGKIPIESRLDLHGHTQAQAHNELIQFIEKGFAQGQRCLLVITGKGSGGGREGGFESKTGVLRGEVPRWLAERPLAGKVITFTQAQPKHGGEGALYVYLRRKKKRNIG, encoded by the coding sequence GTGACGGAGCGCGGCAAAAAAGGGCCGGCGAAAAAGCCGGACACAGAAGACGAAACGCTGTGGCGTTCCGCCATGCAGGATGTGAAGCTCCTGAAAAAAAATGTGGACCCGGAGGAAACCGGAAAACCCGCCGCTGAGGTTGCCGGTGAGCCTGAAGAAGCAGAGACAAAGACCCAACCTTCCAAAAACCCGGAGTCAGCAAAGGAGCCGCCGCCTGCAGCCGGCATCGACCGGCGCACCGGGGAAAAACTGCGTCAGGGAAAGATTCCTATCGAAAGTCGCCTCGACCTGCACGGCCACACCCAGGCCCAGGCGCACAACGAGCTGATTCAGTTCATTGAAAAGGGATTCGCGCAGGGGCAACGTTGTCTGCTGGTGATCACGGGAAAAGGCAGTGGCGGGGGAAGAGAAGGCGGGTTTGAGTCCAAAACCGGAGTGCTGAGAGGAGAGGTCCCGCGCTGGCTTGCCGAGCGGCCGCTTGCGGGAAAGGTGATCACGTTCACTCAGGCGCAACCCAAACACGGCGGCGAGGGGGCGCTGTACGTTTATCTGCGGCGGAAAAAGAAGAGAAATATAGGTTAG